In one Sporomusa sphaeroides DSM 2875 genomic region, the following are encoded:
- a CDS encoding calcium-transporting P-type ATPase, PMR1-type — translation MDREKWYARTPDEVVKFWQTNFTDGLTSAEAKARLDKFGFNQLTEKEKTAWWKRFLVQFQDFMVLVLLGATLISAFLGEYTDAITILLIVLMNAILGFIQEYRAERSLAALKQLASPTARVVRNSMVQQVPAKELVPGDILALEAGDKLAADGRLIEVYNMEVEEAALTGESLPVRKVADRQYSEDAPLGDRKNMVYAGTSIVRGRGRAVVCASGMATEVGHIAGMIQASAEEATPLERRLETLGKWLVWGCLVICCIVVVTGIIKGESLFLMCMAGISLAVAAIPEGLPAIVTVALALGVQRMIKQRAIIRKLPAVETLGCTTVICSDKTGTLTQNAMTVRQIFAGSQIYEITGSGYDIKGSILLNHQEFDYAKDKALEQCLVIGALCNNSSLKQNNVTITGIWRNKNETGWSIEGDPTEGAIVVAAAKADIWQAKLEKTKKRIAEIPFESERRRMSVVYRETDGNSSLYSKGAPDTILELCRYYHTAAGPTSLTQEHIDKINSINEQMSSRALRVLAVAYRRLTPAQAQNPDESLETNLVFAGLVGMIDPPREEVKASIALCREAGIKTVMITGDHKSTAVAIAQELNIYKESQHKALTGKELDAMGEAELDSIVNTVSVYARVSPAHKLRIVQSLKRKGHIVAMTGDGVNDAPAIKEADIGVAMGLTGTDVTKEASAMVLADDNFATIVAAVEEGRGIYDNIRKFIRYLLSCNIGEVLTMFLAALLGLPIPLLPVQILWVNLVTDGLPAMALGIDPNDPNSMRRPPRHPKESVFSRGLIKKIVGRGIQIGLSTLFVFSVVYYSQNDLALARTAAFATLVYCQMFHVFDCRSETYTIFELGFTSNKYLLAAVAFSTSMQLAVMYIPLLSSIFSTVPLSLSEWALVLTVSGWTLILNAFKHVLFGRRPARRAAVPHNR, via the coding sequence ATGGACAGAGAAAAATGGTATGCACGTACGCCAGATGAAGTAGTTAAGTTCTGGCAAACAAATTTTACGGACGGCTTAACTTCTGCTGAAGCGAAGGCCAGGCTGGATAAATTCGGATTTAACCAACTGACCGAAAAAGAAAAAACGGCTTGGTGGAAACGGTTTTTAGTCCAGTTTCAAGATTTTATGGTATTAGTATTACTGGGAGCTACGCTCATATCGGCCTTTTTAGGTGAATATACCGATGCCATAACAATTTTACTCATTGTCCTGATGAATGCGATATTAGGTTTTATTCAGGAATACCGGGCCGAACGATCGCTGGCGGCCTTAAAACAACTGGCGTCACCAACCGCCAGGGTCGTAAGAAACAGTATGGTACAGCAAGTTCCGGCCAAAGAACTTGTACCAGGCGATATCCTGGCACTGGAAGCCGGTGACAAGCTGGCTGCCGACGGCCGACTTATCGAAGTTTATAATATGGAAGTGGAAGAAGCTGCATTAACCGGTGAATCTTTGCCTGTACGGAAAGTAGCTGACCGCCAGTACAGTGAGGATGCACCCTTAGGTGATAGAAAAAATATGGTATATGCCGGCACCAGCATTGTCCGCGGGCGTGGCCGGGCCGTAGTTTGTGCTTCAGGCATGGCCACAGAAGTCGGACATATCGCCGGCATGATTCAAGCATCAGCGGAAGAAGCCACTCCGCTGGAAAGACGGCTTGAAACTCTCGGGAAGTGGCTTGTCTGGGGTTGCCTGGTTATTTGCTGCATTGTTGTAGTTACCGGTATAATCAAAGGGGAGTCACTGTTTCTTATGTGTATGGCTGGCATCAGCCTGGCAGTAGCTGCCATTCCCGAAGGATTGCCGGCTATTGTGACCGTAGCCCTGGCCCTTGGTGTGCAGCGCATGATTAAACAACGGGCAATTATCAGGAAACTGCCGGCGGTGGAAACGCTTGGCTGCACAACCGTCATTTGCTCGGACAAAACCGGTACCCTGACGCAAAATGCCATGACCGTACGGCAGATATTTGCCGGCAGTCAAATTTATGAAATTACCGGCTCAGGGTATGATATTAAAGGCAGTATTTTACTTAACCACCAAGAGTTTGACTATGCCAAAGATAAAGCGCTTGAGCAATGCCTTGTCATCGGAGCACTTTGTAACAATAGTTCGCTGAAACAAAACAATGTTACCATTACCGGCATCTGGCGCAACAAGAACGAAACGGGCTGGTCCATTGAAGGCGATCCTACAGAAGGCGCTATCGTCGTCGCGGCCGCCAAAGCCGACATTTGGCAGGCTAAGCTGGAAAAAACCAAAAAGAGAATCGCTGAGATTCCCTTTGAATCAGAACGCCGCCGCATGTCAGTGGTATACCGGGAGACCGACGGCAATAGCAGCTTATATAGCAAAGGCGCGCCTGACACGATTTTAGAATTGTGCCGGTATTACCACACCGCGGCAGGGCCGACCTCGCTTACCCAGGAACATATTGATAAAATTAACAGCATAAATGAACAAATGTCCTCCCGGGCTCTCAGAGTGCTGGCTGTCGCCTATCGCCGTCTGACACCGGCTCAGGCGCAAAATCCGGACGAATCCCTGGAAACAAATTTAGTATTCGCCGGGCTGGTGGGTATGATTGACCCGCCGCGGGAAGAAGTCAAAGCATCTATTGCTTTATGCCGGGAAGCCGGAATTAAAACAGTCATGATTACCGGTGACCATAAAAGTACGGCGGTAGCCATTGCTCAGGAATTAAATATTTATAAAGAAAGCCAGCATAAGGCGCTCACAGGTAAAGAGCTTGACGCCATGGGGGAAGCTGAACTTGATTCTATCGTAAATACTGTCTCGGTCTATGCCCGGGTTTCACCTGCCCATAAGCTGAGAATCGTCCAGTCGCTCAAACGTAAAGGACATATTGTAGCCATGACAGGGGATGGTGTTAATGATGCACCAGCAATAAAGGAAGCCGATATTGGCGTGGCTATGGGGCTTACCGGCACTGACGTCACCAAAGAGGCTTCTGCCATGGTTTTAGCTGATGATAACTTTGCTACTATTGTCGCAGCCGTCGAAGAAGGGCGGGGGATTTATGATAATATCAGAAAGTTCATCCGGTACCTGTTGTCCTGCAATATTGGCGAAGTTCTTACCATGTTTCTGGCCGCATTGCTGGGATTACCCATTCCCCTCTTACCGGTACAGATATTGTGGGTAAACCTTGTTACCGATGGTCTGCCGGCTATGGCGCTGGGCATTGATCCTAATGATCCTAACAGTATGCGCCGTCCGCCCCGGCATCCGAAAGAAAGCGTATTTTCCCGCGGTTTAATTAAAAAAATTGTTGGCCGCGGCATTCAGATTGGTTTAAGCACACTTTTCGTCTTTAGTGTGGTATACTATTCCCAGAATGATTTAGCGCTGGCCCGGACAGCAGCCTTTGCCACACTGGTATACTGCCAGATGTTTCATGTGTTTGATTGCCGGTCTGAAACCTATACTATTTTCGAACTCGGGTTTACCAGCAACAAGTACTTGCTGGCAGCCGTTGCCTTCTCGACCAGCATGCAGTTGGCGGTTATGTACATACCTTTGTTAAGTTCCATCTTTTCCACAGTACCACTGTCTTTAAGTGAATGGGCGCTTGTCCTGACAGTTTCCGGCTGGACACTGATACTTAACGCTTTCAAGCATGTATTATTCGGACGGCGGCCGGCACGCCGCGCGGCGGTACCACACAACCGCTAA
- a CDS encoding Rqc2 family fibronectin-binding protein, which produces MNVDGLSLAPLVNELNAALAGGRVDKVFQPDPYSLLLWVRQPGENLRLHISANPQRPKILLAASAPENPAAAPNFCMLLRKHLEDGRIGSIEQHSLDRIININIDVRGDRGIIITKRLIIEIMGKNSNIILSQDNIIIDAIRRVGYQLSRHRQVLPGKEYVYPPGQDKINILAVAPDLFAKQVLAAADLPLSKAIIAAGIGLGPLTANEIVWRAGFSPEIRSGALDVSDIDALAEAVASIAAPLNNSQIVPSVVEGQGRPLAIAAFVPEHLGQHSFHSFSTMSEAVAFFDSFNGRPSLPEKEVLVKLVAAELAKLTRKQGVLTEELKQAENADTLRIYGDILMVNLYHIPAGSHEQVLPDIYSEQQDSQVIISLDPALTPLENAQQYYAKYNKAKRSAEHLANQLVECGQEITYLESVAVALEHADLNAEVTEIKQELITAGYMKAADKRRLPAAQSSPLSVKTTDGFAIIIGKNNRQNDIVTFKQAQSEDLWLHAKDIPGSHVIIRRDNKEITEQAIVEAALLAAHFSKGRQSANVPVDYTRRRYVRKPSGAKPGFVIYDHQSTIYVTPDKATVAAILTPE; this is translated from the coding sequence ATGAATGTCGACGGACTGTCTCTTGCGCCGCTGGTAAATGAACTAAATGCCGCATTAGCCGGCGGACGTGTTGATAAAGTATTTCAGCCAGACCCCTATTCGCTGCTGCTGTGGGTACGCCAGCCGGGGGAAAATCTTCGGCTTCATATTTCAGCCAATCCTCAGCGGCCTAAAATCTTGCTTGCCGCTTCTGCTCCGGAAAATCCGGCAGCAGCTCCTAATTTTTGCATGCTGCTGCGCAAGCATCTGGAAGACGGACGAATTGGCAGCATCGAACAACACAGCCTTGACCGTATCATAAATATCAATATAGATGTACGTGGTGACCGGGGGATAATTATCACCAAACGGCTGATTATCGAGATTATGGGTAAAAACAGCAATATTATTCTAAGTCAGGATAATATTATTATTGATGCTATTAGAAGGGTGGGCTATCAGCTAAGCCGCCACCGCCAGGTGCTGCCAGGTAAAGAATATGTCTACCCTCCCGGTCAGGATAAGATCAATATTCTGGCTGTCGCACCAGATCTCTTTGCCAAACAGGTACTGGCAGCAGCCGATTTACCGTTAAGTAAAGCCATTATTGCCGCCGGTATCGGTCTGGGGCCGCTCACCGCCAATGAGATTGTCTGGCGTGCCGGTTTTTCTCCTGAAATCAGGTCAGGCGCTCTTGATGTCTCGGATATAGATGCATTAGCAGAAGCTGTTGCCAGTATTGCGGCGCCGCTTAACAACAGTCAGATTGTTCCCAGTGTTGTCGAGGGTCAAGGCCGGCCGCTGGCAATTGCCGCTTTTGTTCCTGAACATCTGGGGCAGCATAGTTTTCATAGTTTCTCCACCATGAGTGAGGCTGTTGCGTTTTTTGACAGTTTTAACGGGCGTCCGTCACTGCCTGAAAAAGAAGTACTTGTTAAATTGGTGGCAGCAGAGTTAGCTAAATTAACCCGTAAGCAAGGTGTATTGACTGAGGAGCTTAAACAGGCTGAGAATGCAGACACCTTGCGGATATACGGCGATATTTTAATGGTTAATCTATACCATATCCCGGCAGGCAGCCATGAGCAGGTATTGCCGGATATCTACAGCGAGCAGCAAGACAGCCAGGTAATAATCAGTCTCGATCCGGCACTGACGCCGCTGGAGAATGCACAGCAATATTACGCCAAATATAACAAAGCTAAGCGCTCGGCAGAGCATTTGGCCAATCAGCTTGTCGAGTGCGGGCAGGAGATTACCTACCTGGAAAGCGTTGCAGTGGCCTTAGAGCATGCCGACCTGAATGCCGAAGTAACCGAGATAAAGCAAGAGTTGATAACCGCCGGTTATATGAAAGCAGCAGACAAACGCCGTTTGCCTGCTGCCCAGTCCTCACCGCTGTCAGTCAAGACGACAGACGGCTTTGCTATTATTATTGGTAAAAATAACCGGCAAAATGATATAGTGACATTTAAACAGGCGCAGTCTGAGGATCTTTGGCTGCATGCTAAGGATATACCCGGTTCACATGTTATTATTCGCCGGGATAATAAAGAGATAACAGAACAGGCCATTGTCGAGGCCGCTCTGTTGGCTGCCCATTTTAGCAAAGGCCGTCAATCGGCCAATGTGCCGGTAGACTATACCAGACGCCGTTATGTGCGCAAACCATCAGGGGCAAAACCCGGCTTTGTCATTTATGACCACCAAAGTACAATCTATGTAACACCTGACAAAGCCACTGTTGCTGCAATACTTACTCCTGAGTAA
- the pyrR gene encoding bifunctional pyr operon transcriptional regulator/uracil phosphoribosyltransferase PyrR encodes MTKHVNMVDKAIIMDSQAIKRALTRIAHEIVEHNKGVSDIALVGIRTRGVPLAQRVAEEIKRIEGVEVPVGILDITLYRDDLSTLAYQPIVHETLIPFSINGKKVVLIDDVLFTGRTVRAALDAIIDIGRPSSIQLAVLIDRGHRELPIRADYVGKNVPTSGKEIVSVQLAATDEAEQVVIKEFTQE; translated from the coding sequence ATGACTAAGCATGTTAATATGGTTGACAAAGCAATTATTATGGATTCTCAGGCCATTAAACGCGCACTCACCCGGATAGCTCATGAAATTGTTGAACACAATAAAGGCGTAAGCGATATAGCGCTTGTCGGTATTAGGACCCGTGGTGTTCCTTTAGCCCAGCGCGTAGCCGAGGAAATCAAGCGCATTGAGGGTGTTGAAGTGCCTGTCGGCATTCTGGACATTACCCTGTATCGCGATGACTTGTCGACTTTGGCGTATCAGCCCATTGTTCATGAAACACTTATTCCGTTTTCCATCAATGGTAAAAAGGTCGTACTTATTGATGACGTATTATTTACCGGACGCACCGTGCGGGCGGCGCTGGATGCCATTATCGATATCGGCCGTCCGTCGTCTATCCAGTTGGCGGTACTTATTGACCGCGGGCACCGGGAACTGCCGATCAGAGCCGACTATGTCGGTAAAAATGTGCCGACTTCCGGCAAGGAAATAGTCAGTGTTCAACTGGCTGCGACCGATGAAGCCGAACAGGTTGTCATTAAGGAATTTACTCAGGAGTAA
- a CDS encoding IS110 family transposase gives MICVGIDVAKDKHDCFIISSEGKVLANVFTIQNSMEGFGYLLEKIRACSLPLDKIKVGLEATGHYSYNILGFLLDNGLDTYVINPLHTNLYRKSLTLRKTKTDRVDARTIAAMLMSDVGLKPYTDTAYHNEELKSLTRYRFDKVKVRAKLKSSIARLVCILFPELEKLVSSLHMASVYALLDEFPGAKQIAAAHLTRLTHLLAESSKGRYGRDKAIEIREAARQSIGSVTTAKSLELRHTIRLIRELDAEIAEIEQVIQRIMDKMLSPITTIPGIGYRMGAMILSEVGDFSRFDSPDKILAYAGLSPSTYQSGQLKNCYAHMEKRGSRYLRYAIFNATKFVCLWDPVFAAYLARKRAEGKHYNVAISHAAKKLVRLIYALEKSGEPYRLAA, from the coding sequence ATGATTTGTGTCGGGATTGATGTCGCTAAGGATAAACACGACTGCTTCATCATCAGTTCGGAGGGTAAAGTCCTTGCAAATGTGTTCACCATCCAAAACAGCATGGAAGGATTTGGCTACCTGTTGGAAAAAATCCGTGCCTGTTCTTTGCCCCTGGACAAAATAAAGGTAGGGCTTGAGGCTACCGGACACTACAGCTACAACATTCTCGGGTTTCTCCTTGACAATGGTCTGGACACCTATGTCATTAACCCCTTGCACACCAATCTTTACCGGAAAAGCCTCACCCTGCGAAAGACGAAGACTGACCGTGTCGATGCGCGAACAATTGCGGCTATGCTCATGTCTGATGTGGGCCTCAAGCCCTACACAGACACAGCTTACCACAATGAGGAGCTAAAGTCACTCACCAGATACCGGTTCGACAAGGTGAAGGTACGCGCTAAGCTGAAGTCCTCAATTGCCAGGCTGGTATGCATCCTGTTCCCGGAGCTGGAAAAGCTGGTATCGTCACTCCATATGGCCTCTGTTTACGCCTTGCTCGATGAGTTCCCGGGGGCTAAGCAGATTGCAGCGGCACATCTGACGCGGCTCACCCATTTGCTTGCCGAATCCTCCAAAGGCCGTTACGGACGGGACAAAGCCATAGAGATACGTGAAGCCGCCAGGCAATCGATTGGCTCTGTGACGACCGCGAAATCACTGGAACTGCGGCATACCATCCGGCTCATCCGTGAACTCGATGCCGAGATTGCGGAAATTGAACAGGTCATCCAACGCATCATGGACAAGATGCTTTCGCCTATTACCACGATTCCCGGCATTGGCTACAGGATGGGGGCTATGATTCTGTCTGAGGTGGGTGACTTTTCACGCTTTGATTCCCCTGACAAGATTTTGGCCTATGCCGGCCTGTCGCCCTCTACCTACCAATCCGGGCAGCTTAAAAATTGCTATGCCCATATGGAGAAGCGCGGCTCCAGATACCTACGCTATGCCATCTTCAATGCCACAAAATTTGTTTGCCTTTGGGACCCTGTCTTTGCCGCTTACCTCGCCAGGAAACGCGCCGAGGGAAAGCATTACAATGTGGCCATCTCTCATGCTGCCAAGAAGCTGGTCCGGCTCATTTATGCTCTGGAGAAATCCGGCGAGCCTTATCGTCTGGCAGCCTGA
- a CDS encoding RluA family pseudouridine synthase, protein MEQIPTTGGAETRIETISDEQGLRIDVLLAKRFPELSRSHLQKLIADDLVTVNGKLIKANYKVQAEDSIRIIFPEAKPVEIAAEAIPLDILYEDADIIVINKSRGMVVHPAAGNYAGTLVNALLEHCQDLSGINGEIRPGIVHRLDKDTSGVMVAAKNDRAHIALAEQIKNRTASRKYVAIVHGTIAEEQGIINAPIGRHPSDRKKMAVTFSNSKEAITRFRVIERFINYTLVECKLQTGRTHQIRVHMQYIGHPVVGDPKYGPEKKRFAISGQALHSAELSLKHPISGEELLFTAPVPPDMADILTKLKALKRETNY, encoded by the coding sequence ATGGAACAGATTCCCACAACAGGCGGAGCTGAAACACGAATTGAAACAATATCCGATGAGCAGGGGCTCAGAATAGATGTACTCTTAGCTAAACGGTTTCCGGAACTATCCCGTTCCCATTTACAAAAGCTTATTGCCGATGATTTGGTGACAGTAAACGGAAAGCTAATTAAAGCAAACTACAAAGTCCAGGCTGAAGATAGTATCAGGATCATCTTTCCTGAAGCCAAACCTGTTGAAATTGCCGCTGAAGCCATTCCCCTTGATATACTTTACGAAGATGCCGATATTATTGTTATCAATAAATCACGGGGGATGGTGGTCCATCCGGCTGCCGGCAATTATGCCGGTACGCTGGTAAACGCCCTGTTAGAACACTGTCAGGACCTATCAGGCATTAACGGCGAAATCCGCCCCGGTATTGTCCATCGTTTGGACAAAGATACCTCCGGTGTTATGGTAGCCGCAAAAAATGACCGTGCGCACATAGCTCTTGCCGAACAAATCAAAAACCGTACCGCCAGCCGCAAATATGTAGCTATTGTGCATGGCACCATTGCTGAAGAGCAGGGGATAATCAATGCTCCGATTGGCAGACATCCGTCTGACCGCAAAAAAATGGCTGTTACGTTTAGTAACAGCAAGGAAGCTATAACCCGGTTTCGCGTCATTGAGCGGTTTATTAATTACACTCTGGTCGAATGTAAATTGCAAACAGGCAGAACTCACCAAATCAGAGTACACATGCAGTATATTGGCCACCCGGTAGTAGGGGACCCGAAATACGGGCCTGAGAAAAAAAGGTTTGCCATTTCCGGTCAGGCACTGCATTCGGCCGAACTTTCCCTCAAACATCCTATTTCTGGCGAAGAATTGCTGTTTACCGCACCGGTACCGCCAGACATGGCTGATATATTAACCAAACTGAAGGCGTTAAAAAGAGAGACTAACTATTAA
- the lspA gene encoding signal peptidase II: protein MPRVLLAAIAVAVVIIDQWSKHYIQSQMLPGMSIPVIENMFHITYVLNPGAAFGILENQRLFFIVIALVMLGLITYFFSHIPDNFRLMRLGVSLLASGALGNVIDRVQTGYVVDFFDFRIWPVFNVADIAIVTGVGCVIYTLVFIPFPAEYQEN, encoded by the coding sequence GTGCCTAGAGTATTACTTGCAGCCATTGCTGTGGCAGTAGTCATAATTGACCAGTGGTCAAAGCATTATATTCAGTCCCAGATGTTGCCGGGAATGTCCATACCGGTAATTGAAAATATGTTTCACATTACCTATGTCCTGAATCCAGGTGCCGCATTTGGGATTTTGGAAAACCAGCGGTTGTTTTTTATTGTAATTGCGCTGGTTATGTTAGGACTGATTACCTACTTTTTTTCCCATATCCCGGATAACTTCCGTCTTATGCGGCTGGGAGTCAGTCTCTTGGCAAGTGGCGCTCTCGGCAATGTAATTGATCGGGTACAGACCGGGTATGTGGTGGATTTTTTTGATTTTCGCATATGGCCGGTGTTTAATGTGGCCGATATTGCCATTGTCACAGGGGTTGGCTGTGTTATATATACCCTTGTATTTATACCCTTTCCGGCAGAATACCAAGAAAACTAG
- a CDS encoding TVP38/TMEM64 family protein: MICPKVKLISLAKTGVLGLVVAIYFYLPGVQQFTGEGISYLRSHNFEGLRQFILSYGIWAPVTSIALMTLQSMVPLVPGIIITITNAWIFGWQAGALYSWTGALLGAALDFGIARWYGRPVVERFIGIKYLTLTDKFFKRHGIIAVLITRLIPIIPFKVISYGAGLTKLTVWKFIAATAIGQTPAIVLYSILGQNLSHNLTLVAAITTVLVVAGLIVYYFRDTIDRYIIPPKNK, from the coding sequence ATGATTTGTCCGAAAGTCAAGCTCATATCCTTGGCCAAAACTGGCGTTTTAGGACTGGTTGTAGCCATCTATTTTTATTTGCCCGGAGTACAGCAATTTACCGGTGAAGGAATTTCTTATCTGCGCTCCCACAACTTCGAAGGTCTGCGCCAGTTTATTTTATCCTATGGTATATGGGCACCTGTAACCAGTATTGCCCTTATGACCTTGCAGTCCATGGTCCCCCTGGTGCCGGGGATAATCATTACCATTACGAATGCGTGGATATTCGGCTGGCAGGCCGGAGCGCTATACTCCTGGACCGGCGCACTGCTGGGCGCAGCCCTGGACTTTGGGATTGCCCGCTGGTATGGACGTCCGGTGGTAGAACGCTTTATCGGTATTAAATACCTCACGCTAACAGACAAATTTTTTAAACGCCATGGCATAATAGCTGTACTTATTACCAGGCTTATCCCAATCATTCCCTTTAAGGTAATCAGTTATGGAGCAGGCCTGACCAAACTAACAGTATGGAAGTTTATTGCCGCTACAGCAATCGGGCAAACGCCGGCCATTGTGCTTTATTCCATACTTGGTCAGAATCTCTCACATAATCTTACATTAGTAGCAGCTATTACTACAGTACTGGTAGTTGCCGGACTTATCGTTTACTATTTCCGCGATACTATCGACCGGTATATAATTCCCCCGAAAAATAAGTAA
- a CDS encoding TraR/DksA C4-type zinc finger protein, producing MHSKRLAKSKARLLAKKQELIETILQLEDNGLRSALANTTGELSSYDNHPADLGSETFERSKDVGLRDNERVLLSNVEHALEKIHQSTYGRCDRCGSQISEERMEALPWATQCIECQQKVDQNAVTPRPLEEVILTPPFKKNFLGSSSCECVSYDGEDALQDVMRYGSSDTPQDVPGAKDYESVFLNSDEHHGIVELTDAIPTEPGSTGRHAIKQQKYEKQTRQ from the coding sequence TTGCACTCAAAACGACTGGCAAAATCCAAAGCCCGGTTACTAGCAAAAAAGCAGGAGCTGATTGAGACTATTTTGCAGCTTGAGGATAATGGTCTGCGCTCAGCCTTAGCTAATACTACAGGCGAATTGAGCAGCTATGACAATCATCCGGCCGACTTAGGCAGTGAAACCTTTGAGCGGAGTAAAGACGTCGGGCTGCGGGACAATGAGCGTGTATTACTAAGCAATGTCGAACATGCCTTAGAAAAAATTCACCAGAGTACTTATGGCCGTTGTGATCGTTGCGGCTCTCAGATATCAGAGGAAAGAATGGAGGCGCTGCCTTGGGCCACCCAATGTATTGAGTGCCAACAGAAGGTAGATCAGAATGCCGTTACCCCCCGCCCCTTAGAAGAAGTAATCCTCACCCCGCCATTCAAAAAAAATTTCCTGGGTTCGTCCAGTTGTGAATGTGTCAGCTATGACGGTGAAGATGCCCTGCAAGACGTTATGCGCTATGGCAGCTCTGACACCCCCCAGGATGTTCCCGGTGCAAAAGACTATGAATCCGTATTCCTCAATAGTGACGAGCACCATGGTATTGTTGAGCTGACGGATGCCATTCCCACTGAACCGGGAAGTACCGGCAGACATGCAATCAAGCAGCAGAAATACGAAAAACAAACCAGGCAGTAA
- a CDS encoding nitroreductase family protein: MTKDIFDCIRQSHSIRNFRSEQIPDATLTRILEAGNMAPSAGNLQPWYFYVVQDVSVKEKIAAAAFDQEQINEAPTVIVITADPARSNELYGERGAQLYCIQDTAAAAQNILLAAEGLGVAACWVGAFNETKVEEAIKAPPRLRAVAIICLGYSNEQPKEYKERLRLAEVAKFIH, translated from the coding sequence ATGACAAAGGATATTTTTGATTGCATCCGCCAAAGCCATAGTATTCGCAACTTTAGGTCTGAGCAAATCCCTGATGCTACCTTAACCCGGATTCTTGAAGCCGGTAATATGGCACCAAGTGCCGGTAATTTGCAACCTTGGTACTTTTATGTGGTACAGGATGTTTCGGTAAAGGAAAAAATTGCGGCAGCGGCTTTTGATCAGGAGCAAATTAACGAGGCTCCCACGGTAATTGTAATTACTGCCGACCCGGCCCGTTCGAATGAACTCTATGGCGAACGCGGAGCACAATTGTATTGTATTCAAGACACAGCAGCAGCGGCACAAAATATCCTGCTGGCTGCCGAAGGACTTGGTGTTGCCGCTTGCTGGGTTGGCGCTTTTAATGAAACAAAAGTTGAGGAAGCAATCAAAGCCCCGCCACGTCTCAGAGCGGTAGCCATAATTTGTCTGGGATACAGCAACGAGCAGCCAAAAGAATATAAGGAACGCCTGCGTCTGGCTGAAGTCGCTAAATTTATTCACTAA
- a CDS encoding DUF5665 domain-containing protein → MDNKNPVNTNKSDDQQPEFIARQLERLVNRLESMRIADYMETLERPVRLILTNFVAGIARGLGIAIGASLVFALLLAFLKQLIVLNIPGIGGFIADIVRFVEAKNGTF, encoded by the coding sequence ATGGACAATAAAAATCCAGTCAATACTAATAAGAGTGATGATCAGCAGCCTGAATTTATTGCCAGACAGCTGGAACGGCTGGTCAACCGGTTGGAATCCATGCGGATTGCCGATTATATGGAGACATTAGAACGCCCTGTCAGGCTGATTCTCACTAACTTTGTGGCCGGCATTGCCCGTGGATTAGGTATTGCCATCGGTGCCAGCTTGGTGTTTGCTTTATTGCTCGCATTCCTCAAGCAGCTGATAGTGCTCAACATTCCGGGTATCGGCGGCTTTATTGCCGATATCGTACGGTTTGTCGAAGCCAAGAACGGTACTTTCTAG